In Candidatus Methylomirabilota bacterium, one DNA window encodes the following:
- the pdxH gene encoding pyridoxamine 5'-phosphate oxidase, whose product MKPPLPEPLPESPLELLGSWMEEAFAAIRNGHAMTLATVEPDGRPAARMVLCRGFDAHAGWLVFYTDRESAKGRALAKAPRAALVFHWDALERQVRIEGPVTPAPDADSDAYWLARPPDARIAAAASEQSRPIASRAAFLQKIEETAARFAGDAPRPPRWGGYRVWAERVELWVGQPARAHDRAAWTRALARAGEGYRGGPWTATRLQP is encoded by the coding sequence GTGAAGCCGCCGCTGCCCGAGCCCCTGCCCGAGAGCCCGCTCGAGCTCCTCGGGAGCTGGATGGAGGAGGCGTTCGCGGCCATCCGGAACGGCCACGCCATGACGCTCGCGACCGTCGAGCCCGACGGCCGCCCGGCGGCGCGGATGGTGCTCTGCCGCGGCTTCGACGCTCACGCGGGCTGGCTCGTCTTCTACACCGATCGCGAGAGCGCCAAGGGCCGCGCGCTCGCGAAGGCCCCGCGCGCGGCGCTCGTCTTCCACTGGGACGCCCTCGAGCGCCAGGTTCGGATCGAGGGGCCGGTGACCCCCGCGCCGGACGCCGACTCAGACGCCTACTGGCTCGCGCGCCCTCCGGATGCGCGCATTGCGGCCGCCGCCAGCGAGCAGAGCCGGCCCATCGCCTCACGCGCGGCCTTCCTCCAGAAGATCGAGGAGACGGCGGCGCGCTTCGCCGGCGACGCGCCGCGCCCGCCGCGCTGGGGCGGCTATCGCGTCTGGGCCGAGCGCGTCGAGCTCTGGGTGGGCCAGCCCGCCCGCGCCCACGACCGCGCGGCCTGGACCCGCGCGCTCGCCCGCGCGGGCGAGGGCTACCGGGGCGGGCCCTGGACCGCCACGCGGCTCCAGCCCTGA
- a CDS encoding GNAT family protein, with translation MPTSVTLEGRYVRLEPLTLGHVPALAKIGAGPRESFAFTLVPADEPATRAYVEAALREQRDGRALPFATVERATGHVVGSTRFGNVEFWAWPAGNPNQRGADLPDVVEIGWTWLAPDVRRSGINTEAKLLMLTHAFETWRVHRVSLVTDARNARSREAILRLGARFDGVLRAARIGADGAVRDSACYSIRDAEWPEVKRGLAARLR, from the coding sequence AGGGACGCTACGTGCGCCTCGAGCCGCTCACTCTCGGCCACGTCCCGGCGCTCGCGAAGATCGGCGCGGGGCCGCGCGAGAGCTTCGCGTTCACCCTGGTTCCCGCGGACGAGCCCGCCACCCGTGCGTACGTCGAGGCCGCGCTGCGGGAGCAGCGGGACGGGCGCGCGCTGCCTTTCGCCACGGTGGAGCGCGCGACGGGCCATGTCGTGGGCTCGACCCGGTTCGGCAACGTCGAGTTCTGGGCGTGGCCCGCGGGCAATCCGAACCAACGCGGCGCCGACCTGCCCGACGTCGTCGAGATCGGCTGGACCTGGCTCGCGCCCGATGTCCGGAGGAGCGGGATCAACACGGAGGCGAAGCTCCTCATGCTCACCCACGCCTTCGAAACCTGGCGAGTCCATCGCGTGAGCCTCGTGACCGACGCCCGCAACGCGCGCTCGCGCGAGGCCATCCTCCGCCTCGGCGCGCGCTTCGACGGCGTCCTGCGCGCCGCGCGCATCGGCGCGGACGGCGCCGTGCGGGACAGCGCCTGCTACTCGATCCGCGACGCCGAGTGGCCCGAGGTGAAGCGGGGCCTCGCCGCCCGGCTCCGATAG